Proteins from one Chitinophaga oryzae genomic window:
- a CDS encoding geranylgeranylglyceryl/heptaprenylglyceryl phosphate synthase, translated as MYNKIYTSFIERKARKEKAFAVLIDPDKVTPAGIIELAAKCTAAKVDYIFLGGSLVITNHLDECVQQLKASCDIPVILFPGSPSQVSRYADALLYLSMISGRNPELLIGQHVVSAAAVKKSQLEVISTGYMVIDGGAPLPFPTSAMPPPYPPTKRTSLCAPLWQGRCWA; from the coding sequence ATGTACAATAAAATATACACTTCGTTCATCGAAAGAAAGGCTAGGAAAGAAAAGGCATTCGCGGTTTTAATTGATCCGGATAAGGTGACCCCTGCTGGTATCATTGAACTTGCGGCAAAATGCACCGCTGCCAAAGTAGATTATATCTTCCTTGGCGGCAGTCTGGTCATCACCAATCATCTGGATGAATGCGTGCAACAATTGAAAGCCAGCTGCGATATTCCTGTTATTTTATTTCCAGGAAGCCCTTCGCAGGTTTCGAGATATGCAGACGCACTCCTTTATCTTTCCATGATTTCAGGCAGAAACCCTGAATTGTTGATCGGTCAGCACGTAGTATCTGCTGCTGCCGTTAAAAAAAGCCAGCTGGAAGTGATTTCCACCGGCTATATGGTTATTGACGGAGGTGCCCCACTACCGTTTCCTACATCAGCAATGCCACCCCCATACCCGCCGACAAAGCGGACATCGCTATGTGCACCGCTATGGCAGGGGAGATGCTGGGCATGA
- a CDS encoding geranylgeranylglyceryl/heptaprenylglyceryl phosphate synthase produces MCTAMAGEMLGMKVIYMDAGSGARNPITETMISRVASQVEVPIIVGGGIRDAEKAYRNCKAGADIIVVGNAIENDLSLIKELADAVHSTAPITI; encoded by the coding sequence ATGTGCACCGCTATGGCAGGGGAGATGCTGGGCATGAAAGTGATCTATATGGACGCCGGCAGCGGCGCCCGTAACCCGATTACAGAAACCATGATCAGCCGCGTGGCCAGCCAGGTGGAAGTACCCATCATCGTTGGCGGCGGCATCCGCGATGCGGAAAAAGCTTACCGCAACTGCAAAGCCGGCGCCGATATCATCGTAGTAGGCAACGCCATCGAAAACGATCTCTCCCTTATCAAGGAACTGGCAGACGCGGTGCATTCTACCGCCCCCATCACCATTTAG